CTGGTTTGCGCTGATGGGCGGCCAGAATCTGTGGAAAGGCTTCGTCGTCATGTTCACCGGCGATCTGGCCGGCACGCTCATCGTGCTGTATGGCGCCAAGCTCGCGCTGAACGCATTCTGGCCCAAGCCTGTGGGGCGCCGCTGCTGACTGACGGGCAGCGTTGCCGTCGGTCGCATGGCGGCGCATTCTGCGCCGCAGTTCATGCGCTTCGTCGCAAGTCGATGGTGGTTCAGGGGATCGGTGGCTACAGTACCACCATACCGCAGCAAGTCTACGAACCCTGAAACCACCACCGAGGAGCCATCATGAACATCCGCAAAAACTTCGAAGCCCTGTTCCTGGCCGTTGTTGCACTGGGCCTGGTTGGCAGCTACGTCACCGCAGACGAACGGCCGATCACGATCGCTGCAGCGACCGCGCCGGCGCTCGACATGGCCAGCATCCAGACCGTCGTCGTGAGCGCGCCGCGCCTGGCCGCCACGCTGTAACTCGCCGCCGACCGGTGGGCAGGCGAGGGCCCGGCAATGTCACTGCCAAATCTCGCAAAGAATGCCAGTCGGCTTGGTACAATTGTGGTTTCGATACACACAGCCTGGTCCAACCCGACATGATTGACATCCAACTTCTCCGCAAAGACATCGACACCGCTGCCGCCCGCCTGGCGACCCGCAAGTACCAGCTCGATGTGTCCGCCTTCAGTGCACTGGAGGCCGAACGCAAGGCCATTCAGACGCGCACCGAAGAACTGCAGGGCAAGCGCAATGCGCTGTCCAAGCAGATCGGCATGCTCAAGGGCAAAGGCGAAGACACGACGGCCGTGATGGCGGAAGTGGCGGGCCTGGCCGACGAGCTCAAGGCCAATGAAGCGGCGCTGGCGAAGGTGCAGGAAAGCATGGCGCAGTTCATGGCGGCCGTGCCGAACCTGCCGCACGAGAGCGCCCCGCAGGGCCTGGATGAAAGCGGCAACGTCGAAGTGCGCAAGGTGGGCGATGTGCCGGCATTCGACTTCGCCGTGCGCGACCACGTCGACATCGGCGAGCGCCTGGGCCTGGACTTCGAAACCGCCACCAAGATCACCGGTTCGCGCTTCTCGATGATGAAGGGTGGCATGGCGCGCCTGCACCGCGCGCTGGCGCAGTTCATGCTCGACACGCACACCGGACAGCATGGCTACACCGAGTGCTACACCCCGTACATGGTCAATGCCGATTCGCTGCGCGGCACCGGCCAGCTGCCGAAATTCGAAGCCGACCTGTTCTCGGTGAAAAAGGGCGGCGTCGAAGGCGAGGGCGAGACCTTCTACCTGATCCCGACGTCCGAAGTGTCGCTCACCAACGTCGTGCGCGATGAGATCCTCGCGCTGGATGCACTGCCGCTGAAGATGACGGCGCATACGCCATGCTTCCGTTCCGAAGCCGGCAGCTATGGCCGCGACACGCGCGGCATGATCCGCCAGCACCAGTTCGACAAGGTCGAGCTGGTCCAGGTGGTGCATCCGGAGCAGTCATACGCGGTGCTGGACGAGATGGTCGGCCATGCCGAGTTCATCCTGACTTCGCTCGGCCTGCCGTACCGTGTCATGCTGCTGTGCACGGGCGACATGGGCTTCTCGGCCGCCAAGACCTTCGACATCGAAGTCTGGCTGCCGGCGCAGAACACGTACCGCGAGATTTCGTCGCTGTCGAACTGCGAAGCGTTCCAGTCGCGCCGCATGCAGGCCCGCTTCCGCAATGCCCAGGGCAAGCCTGAGCTCGTGCACACGCTCAATGGCTCGGGTCTGGCCGTGGGCCGCACGCTGGTGGCCGTGCTCGAAAACTACCAGCAGGCCGATGGCAGCGTGATCGTGCCCGAGGTGCTGCGCCCGTACATGGGTGGGCTGGAGCGCTTGACCCCGGCGGCTTGAAATGGATGATGGAAGGGGAAATCAGCCACCGCGCATTTTCTCCCTTCCATTTCCCGATCAATCCGCTATAATGGCGGTCTCTTGCAGCTCACAGCAAGAATCGACCGAATCAGGAGAGGTGGCAGAGTGGTCGAATGTACCTGACTCGAAATCAGGCGTACGCGCGAGCGTACCGTGGGTTCGAATCCCACCCTCTCCGCCAAGTAGCATGGAACAAGCCACCGCAAGGTGGCTTTTTTCATTCCCGAACGCTGCCAGGACTTCCCCATGCTCGCACGACTTGCATCCCGATTTCTGCCGGACCGAATGACCCTGATGCTGCTGGCCGTCGTGGCCGCCGCCAGCATCTTCCCGGCGCAGGGCGACGTCGCCGCCGTGCTGAAGGTCGTCACGATGGTGATGATCGGCGTGCTGTTCTTCCTGCATGGCGCCAAACTGTCGCGCGCTGCGATCATTGCCGGTGCGACCCACTGGCGCCTGCATCTGCTGGTGCTGCTGTGCACCTTTGCGCTGTTCCCCGTGCTGGCGCTGCTGTTCAAGCCCGGCATCCTGCTGCTGCTCACGCCCGAACTGTATCTCGGCATCCTGTTCCTGTGCCTGCTGCCCTCGACCGTGCAGTCGTCGATCGCCTTCACGGCTGCGGCGCGGGGCAATGTGCCGGCCGCGGTCTGCAGCGCGTCGGTGTCGAGCCTGCTCGGCATCTTCCTTACGCCGTTGCTGGTGAGCGTGGCGATGCCGGCCTCGTCCGGCGCCGGCGCGTCGCTCGATTCGGTCCTGATGATCGTCTACCAGCTGTTGCTGCCATTCGTTGCCGGCCAGATCGCCCGGCGCTGGATCGGTGGCTGGGTCGATCGCCACAAGAGCCTGGTCAGGGGCGTGGACCAGGGCTCGATCCTGCTGGTGGTGTTTTCCGCGTTCAGCGCGGCGGTGGTGGAAGGGTTGTGGTCACGCGTGCCGCCCGCCATGCTGGGCAATCTGATCCTGGTCTGCATCGTCCTGCTGGCGGTCGTCATGCTGGTGGTGACGTGGCTGGCACGGCGCTTCGGGTTTTCGAAGCCCGACGAAATCACCATCGTGTTTTGCGGCTCGAAGAAAAGCCTGGCCACCGGCATCCCGCTGGCCCACGTGCTGATTCCTGCCGCCAGCATCAGCATGGTGGTGCTGCCGCTGATGCTGTTCCACCAGATTCAATTGATCGTCTGCGCAGTGATTGCGGGCCGCTACGCGCGGCGGCCGGTCGAGCCCGCCGATGAAATCTAGGCTGGCGTCAGGCGCATCTGCCAGTAGCCGACATCGAGCCACATCCCGAGCTTGAAGCCCACTTCTGCAAAGTGCGCGACCTTGGCAAAACCCAGGCGCTCGTGCAGGCGGACACTGCGCGCGTTCGGCTGCGCGATGCCGGCAATGACCGTGTGCAGGCCGCGTGCGCGCAACGCGTCCAGCAGCTGGGCGTACAGGCGCATGCCATGGCCCTGGCCTGCCAGGGCAGCATCGAGATAGATCGTGCTCTCGACCGCATGGCGGTAGGCGGGCCGGGCGCGCCATTTGGTAGCGTAGGCATAGCCGAGGATGGCGTCACCATCCGTCAGCACCAGCCAGGGCATGCCGCCGTCGATGACGTCGGCGATGCGTGCGGCCATGTCGTCGGCAGTCACCGGCGCTTCCTCGAACGAGATGGTCGTGCCGTCGACGTAGTGGTTGTAGATGGCGCAGAGGCGGGCGGCGTCAAGCGGGCTTGCGCGGCGGATAGCGGTCATCGTCGGGTGCGACTCCATGTAAAGATCCATCATAAGACACGCCGGGCCCTACACCACGGCCTGCGTGAATACCCGACCAAACCGCTCGATGATTGATGCGGTGCAATATATTCCTGTTACTATCCAGACCAGTAGTCAATACTTTTCGTTTCTGGTCGGTTAAGTAGAAGGAAGTTCATGCTGTTGCGCTTGCAGGCTGCGTTTCGTTATTTCAATCAGGCCGTGCCGTTTCGCCTGATTCCTGCTCTGGTCACCACTGCCGTACTGCTCACGCTGCTGGCCATTCCGCATCCCGCAGGCTTGACCTCTGGCGCATGGACGCTGGTGGCGATCTTTCTCACCACCATCGTTGCCATCATCCTGAAAGTCATGCCCATCGGCGTCATGGCGCTGATGGCGATCGTGATCGTGGCGTTGTCGCAGGTGACGTCCGGGTCGTCGAAGGGCGCGATGGCCGACGCGCTGGGCAGCTTTTCCAGCCCACTGATCTGGCTGATCGTCGTTGCCGTGCTGATCTCGCGCGGCCTGAAGAAGACGGGCCTGGGCAACCGCATCGGGCTGAACTTCATCGCGCTGCTCGGCAAGCGCACGATCGGCATCGGCTACGGGCTGGCCGTTTGCGAGCTGGTGCTGGCGCCGTTCACGCCCAGTAATACCGCGCGCGGTGGCGGCATCGTCCACCCGATCATGAAATCGATCGCCGCGTCGTTCGATTCCGACCCGGCCAAGGGCACCGAGGGCAAGGTGGGCACGTACCTGGCACTGGTCAACTACCACGCCAACCCGATCACCTCGACGATGTTCGTCACCGCCACCGCGCCCAATCCGCTGGTGGTGGACTTCGTCGCGCGCGCCAGCGGCCAGACATTTCAGCTGAGCTGGACCACGTGGGCGTTGTGCATGGTGCTGCCAGGCCTCGTGTGCCTGTTCCTGATGCCCCTGATTATCTACCTGCTGGCGCCGCCGGAACTCAAGCAGACGCCCGATGCGATCGGTTTCGCGCGGGGCGAGCTCGCACGCATGGGGCCGTTGTCGGCCAGTGAACGCGTGATGCTCGGGACGTTCGGCCTGCTGCTGGTGCTGTGGGCGAACGTGCCGGCGATGCTGTTTGGCAGCGCGTTCACGCTCGACCCGACCGTGGTCGCCTTTGTCGGCCTGTTCATCCTGATCATCACGGGCACGCTCGACTGGGACGATATCCTGTCCGAGAAAAGCGCGTGGGATACCTTGATCTGGTTCGGCGCGCTCGTCATGCTGGCCGAGCAACTCAACAAGATGGGCGTGATCGCCTGGGCCTCGAACGGCATGCGCGACGCGATCGTCGCCAGCGGCATGGGGTGGGGCGCCGCAGCGAGCGTGCTGGTGCTGGCCTTCGTGTTCTCGCACTACCTGTTTGCCAGCACCACGGCCCACATCAGCGCGATGATGTTCGCGTTCCTGTCGGTGGGCGCCGCGCTGGTGCCGGGCCAGTACCTCGTACTGTTCCTGCTGATGATGACGGCGGCGTCTGGCATCATGATGACGCTGACCCACTACGCCACCGGCACCTCGCCGATCATCTTCGGCAGCGGGTATGTCACGATGGGGCTGTGGTGGAAGGTCGGCTTCATCATGTGCCTGTTCGAGCTGGTGGTGTTTGCCGTCGTCGGCGGCCTGTGGTGGAAGTTGCTCGGGTACTGGTGAGGTACCCACGTTCAAGGAGAGATTGATGACAGTAGTTGCGACCGCACATCCATACTATGACCGCCTGATCGAGGCCGGCCGCGCCAATGGCCCGGTGACGGTGGCGGTGGCGCACCCGTGCGACCGCTACGCACTCGAAGCGGCGCTCGACGCGGCCCGTATCGGCCTGATCACGCCGATTCTGGTGGGGCCGGCGGCGCGCATTCACGCCGCGGCCGATGCCGCTGGCCTGGACATCGGCGCGCTGCGCCTGGTCGACACGGCGCACAGCCACGCCTCGGCCGCGCGCGCCGTCGAACTGGTGCGCGAAGGGAAGGCCGCTGCATTGATGAAAGGCAGCCTGCACACGGATGAACTGATGGGCGCCGTGGTCGCCGCCACGACCGGCCTGCGCACGGCGCGGCGCCTGAGCCACTGCTTCGTGATGGACGTGCCGGGGCGCAGCGAACCGCTCATCATCACCGATGCCGCCATCAACATCATCCCGACGCTGGCCGAAAAACGCGACATCGTGCAGAACGCGATCGACCTGGCGCACGTGCTGCGCTTCGAGGGCGTGCGCGTGGCGATCCTGGCAGCAGTGGAAACCGTGAGCGACAAGATGCCATCGACGATCGACGCAGCGGCGCTGTGCAAGATGGCCGACCGCGGCCAGATCACCGGCGCGATCCTGGATGGCCCGCTGGCGATGGACAATGCGATCGACCCGCAGGCCGCCGCCGTCAAGGGGCTTGACTCGCCCGTGGCCGGGCGCGCCAATGTGCTCGTCGCGCCCGATCTGGAAGCCGGCAACATGCTGGCCAAGAGCCTGACCTTCATGGCCGGGGCAGCAGCGGCCGGCATCGTCCTCGGCGCGCGCGTGCCCTTGATTCTGACCAGCCGCGCCGATTCGGTCGCTGCGCGCCTCGCGTCGTGCGCCGTCGCCGTGCTGCTGGCGCGGCATCAGCTGGCCAGCGCCAGCGCCAATGCCAGCGTGGCGGGGCGCTGATGGCGACGCAGGACTGCATCGCGGTCATCAATGCCGGCTCGTCGAGCATCAAGTTTTCGCTGCATGCGCTGCCTGATCTGGCGCCGCTCTTCACGGGCAAGATCGATGGGCTGTATCGGGGCGCTGCGCGTTTCATCGCCCGCGACGCCGCCGGTCACACGGTCGGTGAACACGCCTGGACGACGCCGCTCGACCACCAGGCCGGGATGGAATACCTGATCGATTTCGCCGAGGGCCACCTGGATGGCTACCGCGTGTGCGCGGTCGGTCACCGCATCGTGCACGGCGGGGTCGACTTCAGCGGACCGGTGCAGCTGGACGACGCCGTACTCGATCGGCTGGCCGGCCTGATTCCACTGGCGCCGCTGCATCTGCCGCATAATCTGGCGCCGGTGCGCGCCTTGATGGCGCTGCGACCCGGGCTGCTGCAGGTTGGCTGCTTCGACACCGCGTTCCATACGGCGCAGCCAGCGCTGGCGCAGGCGTTCGCGCTGCCAGAGGTGATCACCAGCCTGGGCATCCGCCGCTACGGGTTCCACGGGCTGTCCTACGAATACATCGCGGCCACGCTGCCGCAGTGCGATCCGGCGCTGGCCGGCGCGCGCGTGGTCGCCGCGCACCTGGGCAACGGCGCCAGCATGTGCGCGATGCAGGGCGGGCGCAGCATGGCCAGCACGATGGGCTTCACGGCGGTCGACGGCCTGCCGATGGGCACGCGCTGCGGCGCGCTCGATCCGGGCGTGGTCATCTACCTGATCGAGGAGCTGGGCATGACGGTGGAGAGCGTGCAGCGCATGATGTACAACGAATCGGGCTTGCTGGGCGTGTCGGGCGTGTCGTCCGACATGCGCGTGCTGGAGGCGAGCAGTGACCCGCGCGCGCAACTGGCGATCGACTTGCTGACGTACCGGATCGGCCGCGAACTCGGTTCGCTGGTAGCCAGCCTGGGCGGACTGGACGCGCTGGTGTTCTCGGGTGGTATCGGCGAGAACAGCGCGCGGCTGCGCGCTGCGGTATGCCGTGATGCGGCCTGGCTCGGGGTCGAACTCGATTCTGCCGCCAACGCCGCGCCGCCCGCTGGCCCGGTCTGTATCAGCCTGGCATCAAGCCCGGTCGCCGTCTGGCTGGTGCCCGCCAACGAAGAACTGATGATCGCGCGCCATACGTATGACCTGCGTGAACTGCTCGATCCACCATTGCCTGAATCTGGAGAACACCCATGAAAGTCATCCTGTCGGGCCTGCACGCCGATGCCAGCGAAAGCGCCATCATCGACAGCTTCACCCCGTATTTTCACATCACGCAGGTGGACATGATCCGCGAAGGTTCGCCTGACAGCCCCTGGGCCGTGCTGCACATCGCCGACTCGTACGAGCACGCCTGGGCGGCCTGCAACAGCCTGCGTGGCGTCTTCCATCGCGGTAAGCGCCTGAGCGTGTACATCCCGACCCACCAGCCCGACATCTATCACGAGTTCGCGCCGCACGAGCGCCTCGATATCGCTTGAGCGTGGCGGCGCGGCGTCGCGCTCGACGCACAGCAATGCACGCACGCTGCCCCCGCTCGGGTGACATCCGGCGTGTTTACAAGCCCTGGTGACGCATCTGCGCCTGCACTGCGAATGCCAGCGGCGCCGCGGGCGGGTACACCTCGTCGTACAGCGCGCGCAGTTCGGCGGCCGCATCGGGATCGCAGGTAATAGCGTCCGACACGCAACGACCGGGCCCGTAGTCGCGCGCGGCCGGCGCATGCAGGACCGTCTCGGCCAGCGTGGCATCGTCGACCCGCGCCACGTGCGCGAGAACGGCGGCGCGCTCGCTGACGTCCGGGCCGCCACCGCCGCTGACCGCGACGAACAGCACCCGCATGGCGGGATTGAACGTGCGCGCCCCATGCAGACGCGCCAGCAGGCGGTATTGCAGGTCGAGCTCGAGCGCGCCGCCCCGCACCGGCACCACCACCAGCCGGCTCTCGGCCAGCACGCAGCGGCAGCCGTCGGTATCGCGCGTGCCGGCGTCGATCAGGATGTCGTCGAACAGCGGTCGCAGTGCGGCCAGGCGCGTCTTGACCGCACGGCTGCCCACCTGATGCGTTTCAATCCATGGCTGCACACCGGCATCGCTGCGTTCCTCGGACCAGTCGCTGTCGCCATTCCCGGCAGTGGTCATCAGGCACACGCGGCGGCCGCTTTGCGCGCGCAGCACCGCCAGGTTGCGCGCCACCACCGTGCGCTCCGGGCTGCTGTGTTGATTGACGATGGCGATGATCATGGGTGCGTTTCTGAAAAAAATCGATCTGCTCAGCGTAGCGACGCGCCCATAAAAATGGGGCAAAAGAGGTGGGTGCGCCCGTCAATGCCGTGTAAACGTGGCATTGAATGCCCCGCGGACGATCAGGGGACGGCGTCGCGCAGCGCGGTGGCCATGTCGATGAAGGCGCGCAGCTTCGGCTGGCCCTGGGCTTTTGCGGCGAAGTACAGGTAGAGGCCTGACGTGTTTGGCACGAACGGTGCAAGAACACGTTCGAGCTGGCCATTGGCGAGGTCGTGTGAGATCTCGATGTCGGGCAAATAGGCCAGGCCCATGCCGGAGCGGGCAAAGTCGGCGATCAGGCCCGTGTCGTTGACGACGAGCGTGTGTCCGGTCTCGACGTGGAATGCGGCGCCATCGCGCGTGAACTGCCAGCGCGCCAGCATTGTCGAGGTGTGGAAGCGGTAGCGGATCGTCGCGTGGCGCACGAGGTCTTCCGGTATGCGCGGCCGGCCGGCATCGGCGAAGTAGGCAGGGGCGCCGACGACCGACCAGCGCAGCTCAGGCGTCAGGCGCACCGCGACCATGCCTTGCGCGACCGACTGGCCAAGACGGATGCCTGCATCGTACCCCCGTTCCAGCAAATCGACCTCGCCGTCGTCGAGCGAGATATCGAGCGCCACGTCGGGATGCGCGCGTCGGAACTGCGGTGCCAGCGTCTTGAGCACCAGCGCACCCAATGCGCGCGGGACAGTCAGCCGCAAGGTGCCGGCCGGGCGGTCCCGAAAGCGCGCCAGGCTCGAAAAGGCATCGTCAATCTGGCAGGTCGCGGCCAGCAGGTCGGCATACAGCGCGCTGCCCGTCTCAGTGAGCATGACACGGCGCGTGTTGCGGGTCAGGAGAATGACGCCGTGCTGCGCTTCGAGCAGTTTCACGGCCTTGCTGGCGGCGGCAGGTGTCACCCCGATGCGGATGGCGGCGGCTGTAAAACTCTTCATCTCGGCAACGGCGAGAAAGATGCGGATGGCGTCCAGGGAGGTGGTTTTCATCACGACGATCATTAACTTGGAGTTGATAGTCTATCGGCTAACTGTGGGTATCGCGAGGTAATCAAGGCTGGCACGATATGGACTCACATTTATCTTCAGGAGACATCATGACAATCCCCATGCCCGCCCTGGTCAGCGACTACTTCCTGCACGCGAATGCACACGATGCCGA
The sequence above is a segment of the Oxalobacteraceae sp. CFBP 8761 genome. Coding sequences within it:
- the serS gene encoding serine--tRNA ligase; translated protein: MIDIQLLRKDIDTAAARLATRKYQLDVSAFSALEAERKAIQTRTEELQGKRNALSKQIGMLKGKGEDTTAVMAEVAGLADELKANEAALAKVQESMAQFMAAVPNLPHESAPQGLDESGNVEVRKVGDVPAFDFAVRDHVDIGERLGLDFETATKITGSRFSMMKGGMARLHRALAQFMLDTHTGQHGYTECYTPYMVNADSLRGTGQLPKFEADLFSVKKGGVEGEGETFYLIPTSEVSLTNVVRDEILALDALPLKMTAHTPCFRSEAGSYGRDTRGMIRQHQFDKVELVQVVHPEQSYAVLDEMVGHAEFILTSLGLPYRVMLLCTGDMGFSAAKTFDIEVWLPAQNTYREISSLSNCEAFQSRRMQARFRNAQGKPELVHTLNGSGLAVGRTLVAVLENYQQADGSVIVPEVLRPYMGGLERLTPAA
- a CDS encoding bile acid:sodium symporter, whose product is MLARLASRFLPDRMTLMLLAVVAAASIFPAQGDVAAVLKVVTMVMIGVLFFLHGAKLSRAAIIAGATHWRLHLLVLLCTFALFPVLALLFKPGILLLLTPELYLGILFLCLLPSTVQSSIAFTAAARGNVPAAVCSASVSSLLGIFLTPLLVSVAMPASSGAGASLDSVLMIVYQLLLPFVAGQIARRWIGGWVDRHKSLVRGVDQGSILLVVFSAFSAAVVEGLWSRVPPAMLGNLILVCIVLLAVVMLVVTWLARRFGFSKPDEITIVFCGSKKSLATGIPLAHVLIPAASISMVVLPLMLFHQIQLIVCAVIAGRYARRPVEPADEI
- a CDS encoding N-acetyltransferase; amino-acid sequence: MTAIRRASPLDAARLCAIYNHYVDGTTISFEEAPVTADDMAARIADVIDGGMPWLVLTDGDAILGYAYATKWRARPAYRHAVESTIYLDAALAGQGHGMRLYAQLLDALRARGLHTVIAGIAQPNARSVRLHERLGFAKVAHFAEVGFKLGMWLDVGYWQMRLTPA
- a CDS encoding DASS family sodium-coupled anion symporter, producing MLLRLQAAFRYFNQAVPFRLIPALVTTAVLLTLLAIPHPAGLTSGAWTLVAIFLTTIVAIILKVMPIGVMALMAIVIVALSQVTSGSSKGAMADALGSFSSPLIWLIVVAVLISRGLKKTGLGNRIGLNFIALLGKRTIGIGYGLAVCELVLAPFTPSNTARGGGIVHPIMKSIAASFDSDPAKGTEGKVGTYLALVNYHANPITSTMFVTATAPNPLVVDFVARASGQTFQLSWTTWALCMVLPGLVCLFLMPLIIYLLAPPELKQTPDAIGFARGELARMGPLSASERVMLGTFGLLLVLWANVPAMLFGSAFTLDPTVVAFVGLFILIITGTLDWDDILSEKSAWDTLIWFGALVMLAEQLNKMGVIAWASNGMRDAIVASGMGWGAAASVLVLAFVFSHYLFASTTAHISAMMFAFLSVGAALVPGQYLVLFLLMMTAASGIMMTLTHYATGTSPIIFGSGYVTMGLWWKVGFIMCLFELVVFAVVGGLWWKLLGYW
- a CDS encoding phosphate acetyltransferase; protein product: MTVVATAHPYYDRLIEAGRANGPVTVAVAHPCDRYALEAALDAARIGLITPILVGPAARIHAAADAAGLDIGALRLVDTAHSHASAARAVELVREGKAAALMKGSLHTDELMGAVVAATTGLRTARRLSHCFVMDVPGRSEPLIITDAAINIIPTLAEKRDIVQNAIDLAHVLRFEGVRVAILAAVETVSDKMPSTIDAAALCKMADRGQITGAILDGPLAMDNAIDPQAAAVKGLDSPVAGRANVLVAPDLEAGNMLAKSLTFMAGAAAAGIVLGARVPLILTSRADSVAARLASCAVAVLLARHQLASASANASVAGR
- a CDS encoding acetate/propionate family kinase — encoded protein: MATQDCIAVINAGSSSIKFSLHALPDLAPLFTGKIDGLYRGAARFIARDAAGHTVGEHAWTTPLDHQAGMEYLIDFAEGHLDGYRVCAVGHRIVHGGVDFSGPVQLDDAVLDRLAGLIPLAPLHLPHNLAPVRALMALRPGLLQVGCFDTAFHTAQPALAQAFALPEVITSLGIRRYGFHGLSYEYIAATLPQCDPALAGARVVAAHLGNGASMCAMQGGRSMASTMGFTAVDGLPMGTRCGALDPGVVIYLIEELGMTVESVQRMMYNESGLLGVSGVSSDMRVLEASSDPRAQLAIDLLTYRIGRELGSLVASLGGLDALVFSGGIGENSARLRAAVCRDAAWLGVELDSAANAAPPAGPVCISLASSPVAVWLVPANEELMIARHTYDLRELLDPPLPESGEHP
- a CDS encoding RNA-binding protein, translating into MKVILSGLHADASESAIIDSFTPYFHITQVDMIREGSPDSPWAVLHIADSYEHAWAACNSLRGVFHRGKRLSVYIPTHQPDIYHEFAPHERLDIA
- a CDS encoding LysR family transcriptional regulator; the encoded protein is MKTTSLDAIRIFLAVAEMKSFTAAAIRIGVTPAAASKAVKLLEAQHGVILLTRNTRRVMLTETGSALYADLLAATCQIDDAFSSLARFRDRPAGTLRLTVPRALGALVLKTLAPQFRRAHPDVALDISLDDGEVDLLERGYDAGIRLGQSVAQGMVAVRLTPELRWSVVGAPAYFADAGRPRIPEDLVRHATIRYRFHTSTMLARWQFTRDGAAFHVETGHTLVVNDTGLIADFARSGMGLAYLPDIEISHDLANGQLERVLAPFVPNTSGLYLYFAAKAQGQPKLRAFIDMATALRDAVP